One Oryza glaberrima chromosome 11, OglaRS2, whole genome shotgun sequence genomic region harbors:
- the LOC127755085 gene encoding protein WHAT'S THIS FACTOR 1, chloroplastic-like, with translation MPVPAVRDTMRTTCLRDCLAELLRRGGQRQGQGRFCCPAQLSLARGMTQSRSVRQRSKKKRVHALEVATERWKVLTKVLAVIDTLKKEEEHVTPLKRLEILRSQLGLTKPNKVAHFVRRSPQLFEVCRDSRGVMWAGLSPQAEALVEEEARLLEDHSRTAAEYVTRLLMISVDRRLAIDKIAHFRRDMGLPHDFKTRWVHMFPEQFKVVRLEDGDYLELVSWNPNWAVTELEKKTAALTGDANANDIASPPGELSLSFPMKFPPNFTSYYKFRGKVHHYVKKGNTEQFQKTTYLSPYAEPGGLTPGSPEFDKRAVAVMHEILNFTLEKRLVTDHLTHFRREFVMPQKLMRLLLKHYGIFYVSERGKRFSVFLTESYDGTELIEKCPLVRWKEKVLQLTSYRGRIKNLGKFAELSDSEDYLFGNDDSSGATDSILDVKSEDSDDIMDDGALADDTEMDVGDLSDCCIE, from the coding sequence ATGCCTGTTCCGGCCGTTCGGGACACCATGCGCACCACGTGTTTGCGGGATTGCCTAGCCGAGCTGCTCCGCCGCGGGGGCCAGCGCCAGGGCCAGGGCCGATTCTGCTGCCCCGCACAGTTATCTCTCGCCCGGGGGATGACGCAGAGCCGCAGCGTGAGGCAACGGAGCAAGAAGAAGCGGGTGCACGCGCTCGAGGTGGCCACGGAGCGGTGGAAGGTACTCACCAAGGTGCTCGCCGTCATCGACACGctcaagaaggaggaggagcacgtCACCCCGCTCAAGCGCCTCGAGATCCTGCGCTCGCAGCTCGGGCTCACCAAGCCCAACAAGGTGGCCCACTTcgtgcgccgctcgccgcagCTCTTCGAGGTCTGCCGCGACAGCCGAGGAGTCATGTGGGCGGGCCTCTCGCCGCAGGCCGAGGcgctcgtcgaggaggaggcacGCCTGCTGGAGGATCACTCGCGCACGGCCGCCGAGTACGTCACCAGGCTGCTGATGATTTCGGTGGACCGTCGTCTGGCCATCGACAAGATTGCACATTTCAGGCGCGACATGGGGCTTCCTCATGATTTCAAGACACGATGGGTTCACATGTTCCCTGAGCAGTTCAAGGTGGTCAGGTTGGAGGACGGCGATTACCTGGAGCTTGTCTCTTGGAATCCAAACTGGGCAGTCACCGAGCTCGAGAAAAAGACGGCAGCATTGACTGGTGATGCAAATGCTAACGACATTGCTAGTCCACCAGGAGAGCTCTCACTATCATTCCCCATGAAGTTCCCACCAAATTTTACAAGTTACTACAAATTCCGCGGAAAAGTTCATCATTATGTGAAAAAAGGCAATACTGAGCAGTTTCAGAAGACAACATACCTATCTCCTTATGCAGAACCAGGAGGATTGACTCCTGGCTCGCCGGAGTTTGACAAGAGGGCAGTTGCAGTGATGCATGAGATACTGAACTTCACGTTGGAAAAGAGGCTGGTGACTGATCACCTCACACATTTCCGTCGTGAGTTTGTTATGCCGCAGAAGTTGATGAGACTGCTTCTGAAGCATTATGGCATCTTTTATGTGTCTGAGAGGGGGAAGCGGTTTAGCGTATTCTTGACGGAGTCTTATGATGGGACAGAATTGATAGAGAAGTGCCCATTGGTGAGGTGGAAGGAAAAAGTCCTTCAACTTACCAGCTATAGAGGGAGGATCAAGAATCTTGGTAAATTTGCCGAGTTGTCTGATTCAGAGGACTATTTGTTTGGTAATGATGATAGTAGCGGTGCTACTGATTCTATATTGGATGTCAAAAGTGAAGATTCGGATGATATCATGGATGATGGCGCTCTTGCAGATGATACTGAGATGGATGTAGGGGATCTAAGTGATTGTTGCATAGAGTGA